A region of Prochlorococcus marinus subsp. pastoris str. CCMP1986 DNA encodes the following proteins:
- the pdeM gene encoding ligase-associated DNA damage response endonuclease PdeM has translation MQKKSFSISWGDTSLEMLPSKALLLPQTNELLICDVHLGKAEYFQQNGIPLTNNSDEQNLLSIKKIVENHKPYKLIILGDLFHSKYSISKSIKSKVENLSESLNIKIELIVGNHDIGCKVKNISFLEYKRSSNFIFSHEPIGKFENKILNICGHYHPKTFLKNSKDKLSFKCFAMDEKNNTLYLPAFGDLTGGYPCKNSFKKWAIISEKEIIAV, from the coding sequence ATGCAAAAAAAGTCTTTTTCAATAAGTTGGGGGGATACGTCATTAGAAATGCTCCCTTCAAAAGCATTACTTTTGCCTCAAACAAATGAACTATTAATATGTGATGTTCATCTCGGTAAAGCAGAATATTTTCAGCAGAATGGGATTCCTCTTACAAATAATTCAGATGAACAAAATTTATTAAGCATAAAAAAAATTGTAGAAAACCATAAACCTTATAAATTAATTATTCTAGGAGATTTATTTCATAGTAAATATTCAATAAGTAAATCTATAAAAAGTAAAGTTGAAAATCTTTCAGAGTCATTAAATATTAAAATTGAATTAATAGTGGGCAATCATGATATCGGTTGCAAAGTCAAAAATATAAGCTTTCTTGAATATAAAAGATCTAGTAATTTTATATTTAGTCACGAGCCAATAGGAAAATTTGAAAATAAAATTTTAAATATTTGCGGACACTATCATCCGAAAACATTTTTAAAAAATTCAAAAGATAAATTATCCTTTAAATGTTTTGCAATGGATGAAAAAAATAATACATTATACCTGCCAGCATTTGGAGATCTCACGGGAGGATATCCTTGTAAGAATTCATTTAAAAAATGGGCAATTATTTCTGAAAAAGAGATTATTGCAGTATAG
- the clpP gene encoding ATP-dependent Clp endopeptidase proteolytic subunit ClpP produces the protein MMIPLVLEESGGSERVFDIYSRLLRERIIFLGEQVTSDTANRIVAQLLFLEAEDPEKDIYMYINSPGGSVYDGLGIFDTMQHVKPDIHTVCVGLAASMGAFLLAAGTKGKRSSLRHSRIMIHQPLGGARGQASDIRIQADEILYLKERLNTELSERTGKELETIKGDTDRDFYMSPQEAVEYGLIDLVLDKKPVKNI, from the coding sequence ATTATGATCCCTTTAGTTTTAGAAGAATCTGGCGGAAGTGAAAGAGTATTTGATATTTACTCGAGACTTTTAAGAGAGAGGATTATATTCTTAGGAGAACAAGTAACTAGTGATACTGCTAATAGAATTGTTGCTCAATTACTTTTCCTCGAAGCGGAAGATCCTGAGAAAGATATCTACATGTATATTAATTCTCCTGGAGGTTCGGTTTATGATGGTTTAGGCATTTTCGATACTATGCAACATGTAAAGCCTGATATACATACTGTTTGTGTTGGTCTCGCTGCTAGTATGGGTGCCTTTTTACTTGCAGCTGGAACTAAAGGTAAAAGAAGTAGCCTGAGACATTCAAGAATCATGATTCATCAACCTCTTGGAGGTGCAAGAGGTCAAGCCAGTGATATAAGAATTCAAGCTGATGAGATTTTATATTTAAAAGAACGTTTAAATACTGAGCTATCTGAAAGAACAGGTAAAGAACTTGAAACCATTAAGGGAGATACTGATAGAGATTTTTATATGTCTCCACAGGAGGCAGTAGAGTATGGTCTAATAGATTTGGTTTTAGATAAAAAACCCGTTAAAAATATTTAA
- the psb29 gene encoding photosystem II biogenesis protein Psp29, with protein MTQHTLWLLRFTYKQLKEKLTVSDSKKLFHEQFPYVIPGLYKRIVDEMLVELNLLNHQNEFIQDDLFCVGLTETFKELTKGYKPEEHLRVLFESLCNSSNFEPKKIKEASKKTLEVYKDKSLKEISILLKQKSDSNLYSSRILNLGIYLIIANATDFKDIKDPEKNKIISDIINKLNLSFNKAEKDIGIYKSSILKMEQAKELLQEAKIKDKKEKKK; from the coding sequence TTGACTCAACATACGCTATGGTTATTAAGGTTTACATATAAACAATTGAAAGAAAAATTGACTGTCTCGGATAGCAAAAAGTTATTTCATGAACAATTCCCTTACGTAATTCCAGGTTTATATAAAAGGATAGTTGATGAAATGCTTGTTGAACTAAATCTTTTAAATCACCAAAATGAATTTATACAAGATGATTTATTTTGTGTTGGTCTAACAGAAACATTTAAAGAATTAACGAAAGGTTATAAGCCCGAGGAACATTTAAGGGTACTTTTTGAATCATTATGTAATTCCTCAAATTTTGAACCTAAAAAAATAAAAGAAGCCTCCAAGAAAACTCTTGAAGTCTACAAAGATAAATCCTTAAAAGAAATATCTATTTTATTAAAACAAAAATCAGATTCTAATCTATACTCATCGAGGATATTGAATTTAGGTATTTACTTAATCATAGCTAACGCCACTGATTTTAAGGATATTAAGGATCCTGAAAAAAATAAAATTATTTCAGATATCATTAATAAATTAAATTTATCATTTAATAAAGCAGAAAAGGATATTGGAATTTATAAAAGCAGTATATTGAAAATGGAACAAGCGAAAGAACTACTTCAAGAAGCAAAAATAAAAGATAAGAAAGAAAAGAAGAAATAG
- a CDS encoding ligase-associated DNA damage response DEXH box helicase: MVSFINKNEIKNIEKFFYKNGWEPLPYQIESWKAYFNGENGIIQVPTGCGKTYAALMGPLSKLKDSTKPTGLSILLITPLKALSRDLKNAVHLASQFFNQEITVGIRNGDTSPYEKKMQILKPPNILITTPESLSLLLSNKESKKIFSNIFSIIIDEWHELMGSKRGNQCELSLSWLRGNKKDLQIWGMSATIGNITEAARAIVGTKGEIPTVISTNIQKEIEILSILPEEETTFPWSGHLGIRSYSLLLKVLDKNKSTLLFTNTRNQSERWYQCLKFCLPEMEDKISLHHGSLDKDERKIVEDGVKNGSIKWVVCTSSLDLGIDFQPVDQIVQIGSAKNLARLIQRAGRSAHRPGGKSKIIFMPTNSLELLEISAMRRIIKSGISESIRLPELSFDVLLQHLVSLACGPGFNPITEKEKIKDCWSYRNLNDKDWDWCIDFLEYGGKCLKAYPKYKKIEREKSKGDEHNFKYFVKDKSLIRMHKFNIGTITSDKFINVKYLKGKSLGNLEENFASKLKAGDTFYFAGKMLQFIKIRDMTLYVKKSSNKSSLIPAWVGGQMAISDLLSDNLRSELDICNNLENDDQYINKELISLLPILKKQKDLSDIPKKNQLLIEIYKTKELTSLFVFTLDGKFVNEGIAFLWALRFASKKQSTFSISANDFGFSLTTSENYDFSSIEKEFSYFIENRNLEEDLENAINFSELTKRRFKNIAQISGLVNQNNPTKTKSSSQLQISSSLFYDVFTRYEEGHLLIKQAHEEVKEYQLENKRITNSLERLSNLKIILNETKTPSPFAFPLLVERLKNTLSNESIEKRVDKLIKKYNS, from the coding sequence ATGGTAAGCTTTATAAATAAAAATGAAATTAAGAATATAGAAAAATTTTTTTATAAAAATGGATGGGAACCTCTGCCATATCAAATTGAATCATGGAAAGCATATTTCAATGGAGAAAATGGAATCATTCAGGTTCCTACAGGATGCGGTAAAACTTATGCAGCTTTAATGGGACCTCTTTCGAAATTAAAAGATTCCACAAAACCAACTGGATTGAGTATTTTACTAATAACTCCATTAAAAGCATTAAGTAGAGATTTAAAAAATGCAGTACATTTAGCATCTCAATTTTTTAATCAAGAAATAACCGTTGGAATCCGAAATGGTGATACAAGCCCATATGAAAAGAAGATGCAGATACTTAAACCTCCAAATATTCTAATAACGACTCCAGAATCACTTTCTCTCCTCTTATCTAATAAAGAATCTAAAAAAATATTTAGTAATATATTTTCAATAATTATTGATGAGTGGCACGAGTTAATGGGTAGTAAAAGAGGTAATCAATGTGAATTATCACTAAGTTGGCTTAGAGGAAATAAAAAAGATTTACAAATTTGGGGAATGTCTGCCACTATCGGTAATATTACAGAAGCAGCAAGAGCTATTGTTGGAACAAAAGGGGAAATACCAACAGTAATAAGTACTAATATTCAAAAAGAAATCGAAATCCTTAGTATTTTACCTGAAGAAGAAACGACCTTTCCATGGAGTGGACATTTAGGAATTAGGAGTTATTCCTTACTTCTAAAAGTATTAGATAAAAACAAAAGTACACTACTATTCACTAACACTAGAAATCAGTCTGAGAGATGGTATCAATGCTTAAAATTCTGTCTCCCAGAAATGGAAGATAAGATTTCTTTACATCATGGTTCATTGGATAAAGATGAGAGAAAGATAGTTGAAGATGGGGTTAAAAACGGATCTATAAAATGGGTTGTTTGTACAAGCTCATTAGATTTAGGGATTGACTTTCAACCTGTTGATCAAATAGTACAAATAGGAAGTGCTAAAAACTTAGCTCGACTTATTCAAAGGGCAGGGAGGAGTGCTCATAGACCTGGAGGAAAGTCAAAAATAATTTTTATGCCTACTAACTCATTAGAATTACTCGAAATTAGTGCTATGAGGAGAATAATAAAAAGTGGAATATCTGAAAGTATTAGGCTCCCTGAACTATCTTTTGATGTTCTTCTTCAGCATCTAGTTAGTTTAGCTTGTGGGCCAGGTTTTAATCCCATTACTGAGAAAGAAAAAATTAAAGATTGCTGGAGTTACAGAAATCTAAATGATAAAGATTGGGATTGGTGTATTGATTTTTTGGAGTATGGAGGAAAATGTTTGAAAGCTTATCCAAAATATAAAAAGATAGAAAGAGAAAAATCAAAAGGGGATGAACATAACTTCAAATATTTTGTAAAAGATAAATCTTTAATAAGGATGCATAAGTTTAATATTGGAACAATAACAAGCGATAAATTTATAAATGTAAAATATTTAAAAGGAAAATCATTAGGCAATTTAGAAGAAAACTTTGCCAGTAAATTAAAAGCAGGTGATACTTTTTACTTCGCTGGCAAAATGCTTCAGTTTATAAAAATTAGAGATATGACTTTATATGTAAAAAAATCATCCAATAAAAGTTCTTTAATTCCAGCATGGGTTGGAGGTCAAATGGCTATCTCTGATCTTTTAAGTGATAATTTAAGAAGCGAACTAGATATTTGCAATAACTTAGAAAATGATGATCAGTATATTAATAAAGAATTAATATCATTACTTCCAATTTTAAAAAAACAGAAAGATCTTTCAGATATTCCAAAAAAGAATCAACTACTTATTGAAATCTATAAAACTAAAGAATTAACAAGTCTTTTTGTTTTTACACTTGATGGAAAATTTGTTAATGAAGGAATTGCTTTTCTTTGGGCTTTAAGATTTGCTAGTAAAAAGCAATCTACATTTAGTATTTCTGCAAATGATTTTGGTTTTAGCTTAACCACTTCAGAAAATTATGACTTTTCAAGTATTGAAAAAGAATTTTCATATTTTATAGAAAATAGAAACTTGGAAGAAGATTTAGAAAATGCAATAAATTTTTCAGAATTAACAAAGAGAAGATTTAAAAACATTGCTCAAATTAGTGGATTAGTAAATCAAAATAATCCCACCAAAACAAAAAGTTCATCACAACTTCAAATAAGTTCAAGTCTTTTTTATGATGTTTTTACTAGATATGAAGAGGGTCATCTGCTAATCAAACAAGCACATGAAGAAGTAAAAGAGTACCAATTAGAAAATAAACGAATTACTAATTCCTTAGAAAGATTATCTAATTTAAAAATAATATTAAACGAGACTAAAACTCCAAGTCCATTTGCTTTTCCTTTATTAGTTGAAAGACTTAAAAATACATTAAGCAATGAATCTATAGAAAAAAGAGTAGATAAACTTATAAAAAAATATAATAGTTAA
- a CDS encoding DUF2130 domain-containing protein, with protein MKDIKCPSCGKTFRIDPSSFQEILLQIKDEEFNKQIEERLKLAEEDKNKGIEIAKQELKIKLMEDRQKKDAKIQDLESKLNIAEEKKLNELNELKNKATNKINLLNNEVIKLKEDIERQSVISDLSSKNKVIEAVNSLEKEKNTLINSIEKMKLEQSINQREIEEKFKNKITERDLTIQELRDMKSKLSTKMVGETLEIHCETQFNLNRATAFKNSYFEKDNDASSGSKGDYIFREFDDNKIEIVSIMFEMKNQSADGFNKRKNEDFFKELDKDRNQKSCEYAVLVSLLEPESELYNSGIVDVSYKYPKMFVIRPQFFLPIISLLRNASFETLKYKTQIDLMKRENYDITNFESTLDQFKNAVGKNVSLAQDRFNDAISEIDKSISHLQKTKEALLVSKKHLLSADSKSQDLTVKKLTKNNPTMKKKFNDLRNDEDLK; from the coding sequence ATGAAAGATATAAAATGTCCATCATGTGGAAAAACATTCAGAATAGATCCCAGCAGCTTTCAAGAAATACTTCTTCAAATTAAAGACGAGGAATTTAACAAGCAAATAGAGGAAAGACTTAAACTCGCTGAAGAAGATAAGAATAAAGGGATAGAAATTGCTAAACAAGAATTAAAAATAAAATTAATGGAAGACAGGCAAAAAAAAGATGCAAAAATTCAAGACCTTGAGTCTAAGTTAAATATCGCTGAAGAAAAGAAATTAAATGAATTAAATGAACTAAAAAATAAAGCTACCAACAAAATCAATTTACTCAATAATGAAGTAATTAAATTAAAGGAGGATATTGAAAGGCAATCTGTAATTAGTGATTTATCGTCAAAGAATAAAGTAATTGAAGCTGTAAATAGTTTAGAAAAAGAAAAAAATACATTAATAAACTCTATTGAAAAAATGAAATTAGAACAATCCATAAACCAGAGAGAAATTGAAGAAAAATTTAAGAACAAAATTACTGAGCGTGATTTAACAATTCAAGAGCTAAGAGATATGAAATCTAAACTTTCAACAAAAATGGTTGGAGAAACATTAGAAATACATTGTGAGACGCAATTCAATCTAAATCGAGCTACTGCTTTTAAAAACTCATATTTTGAAAAAGATAATGATGCAAGTTCAGGAAGCAAAGGTGACTATATTTTTAGAGAGTTTGATGATAATAAAATTGAAATCGTGTCTATCATGTTTGAGATGAAAAACCAAAGTGCTGATGGTTTTAATAAACGAAAAAATGAAGACTTCTTTAAAGAATTAGATAAAGATAGAAATCAGAAATCATGCGAATATGCAGTATTGGTTTCATTATTGGAACCAGAAAGTGAACTATATAATTCGGGAATTGTAGATGTCTCTTATAAATATCCAAAGATGTTTGTAATAAGGCCACAATTCTTTCTGCCTATTATTTCTCTTCTTAGAAATGCTTCTTTCGAAACTTTAAAGTATAAAACTCAAATAGATTTAATGAAAAGAGAGAATTATGACATAACAAACTTTGAAAGTACTCTTGATCAATTTAAAAATGCGGTAGGGAAAAATGTTTCATTAGCGCAGGATAGATTTAATGACGCAATTTCTGAAATAGATAAATCAATAAGTCATTTACAAAAAACGAAAGAGGCATTACTAGTATCTAAAAAACATCTTTTATCTGCTGATAGTAAATCGCAAGATTTAACAGTTAAAAAGTTAACTAAAAATAATCCCACAATGAAGAAGAAATTTAATGATTTAAGAAATGACGAAGACTTAAAATAA
- a CDS encoding ATP-dependent DNA ligase, whose product MSLKKFSELFINLDSCNSTNKKIGILQNYFSSNEALENSWTIYLLTGKNNKRFISGRSLKTLFSEIYEYPLWLIDSCYLKVGDSAEVISLLLRNVITEKNTKYQDGSLHELLNKSFPELSILKEDEKKLRVKEIWETIPKENLLVINKILTGTFRVGVSIGLITKSIAKLINIDEAIISHRLMGDFIPSEESYKLLIDKKINPSELNYKPYPFLLANTFEKKIIDKSTNDFQFEWKWDGIRIQLIKRSGKVSIWTRGQDLVNKSFPELVEKISSIKDDFVIDGELLVWDFKKSLPLNFSLLQKRINRKAPSRLIQKNLPIIFIAYDILEINGEDQRDSNLEIRRNSLEKHLYNWLNESKEELSNIFKISDLIYPKNWEEVETFKNNSRDNGTEGLVIKNKKSIYTPGRKKGLWWKYKVDPMQLDAVLIYAKGGSGIRAGLYTDYSFALWKDGELIKFASAYSGLNNTEIKELDRWIRQNTIDRFGPVRSVRPEMVFEISFENIQISKRHKSGIAVRFPRITKWRKDKLIKDADTLENAQKLMLNK is encoded by the coding sequence ATGAGCCTAAAAAAGTTTTCAGAATTATTTATAAATTTAGACTCTTGTAATAGCACAAATAAAAAGATTGGAATTTTACAAAACTATTTTTCTTCAAATGAGGCTTTAGAAAACTCATGGACAATATATTTACTTACAGGAAAAAACAATAAGAGATTTATAAGTGGAAGATCCCTTAAAACTTTATTTTCAGAAATTTATGAATACCCTTTATGGTTAATTGATTCTTGTTATTTAAAAGTTGGAGATTCTGCAGAAGTTATATCCCTATTATTAAGGAATGTGATCACAGAAAAAAATACAAAATATCAAGATGGTTCTCTGCATGAATTATTAAATAAATCTTTTCCAGAGTTATCCATTCTTAAAGAAGATGAGAAGAAGTTAAGAGTGAAAGAAATTTGGGAAACTATTCCAAAAGAAAATCTTCTAGTTATAAATAAAATCTTAACTGGTACTTTTAGAGTTGGAGTCTCTATAGGATTGATAACAAAATCTATAGCCAAGCTAATAAATATAGATGAAGCAATAATTTCTCATAGATTAATGGGCGATTTTATTCCCTCTGAAGAATCATATAAATTATTAATAGATAAAAAAATAAATCCTTCAGAGTTAAATTACAAACCTTACCCCTTTCTTCTAGCTAATACTTTTGAAAAGAAAATTATAGATAAATCAACTAACGATTTTCAGTTTGAATGGAAATGGGATGGAATCAGAATTCAATTAATAAAAAGGTCAGGAAAAGTTTCAATATGGACAAGAGGTCAAGATTTAGTAAATAAATCTTTCCCTGAATTAGTAGAAAAAATCTCATCTATCAAAGATGACTTTGTAATAGATGGTGAATTATTAGTCTGGGATTTTAAGAAGAGTCTTCCTCTTAATTTCTCTTTGCTTCAAAAAAGAATTAATAGAAAGGCGCCATCAAGATTAATTCAAAAAAATTTACCTATTATATTTATTGCCTATGATATTTTAGAAATAAATGGAGAAGATCAAAGAGACTCAAATTTAGAAATCAGAAGAAACAGTTTAGAAAAACATTTATATAATTGGTTAAATGAAAGTAAAGAAGAATTATCTAATATTTTTAAAATAAGTGATTTAATATATCCAAAAAATTGGGAAGAGGTAGAAACTTTTAAAAACAATTCTAGAGATAATGGAACGGAGGGATTAGTTATTAAAAATAAAAAATCAATCTACACTCCAGGCAGAAAGAAAGGTCTTTGGTGGAAATATAAAGTTGATCCAATGCAACTCGATGCAGTCCTCATTTATGCCAAAGGCGGGAGTGGGATAAGAGCAGGTCTATATACTGACTATAGTTTTGCTCTTTGGAAAGATGGAGAATTAATCAAATTTGCTAGTGCTTATTCTGGATTAAACAACACTGAAATTAAAGAGTTAGATAGATGGATTAGACAAAATACTATTGATAGATTTGGACCTGTTAGATCAGTAAGACCGGAAATGGTCTTCGAAATTTCCTTCGAAAATATACAAATTTCAAAACGTCATAAATCAGGAATTGCTGTTAGATTTCCAAGAATAACTAAATGGAGGAAAGATAAGCTAATTAAAGATGCTGATACCTTAGAAAACGCTCAGAAATTAATGTTAAATAAATAA
- a CDS encoding DUF2103 domain-containing protein, whose product MGRVVLNHSTHIEGLIPVLKKLALNIRIKTITPAIISRVRGRSTNLVIRVSVKTINGYKAIARRGKTAQEVFISTDLSKDELKKLLDFCNYG is encoded by the coding sequence TTGGGAAGAGTTGTTCTAAATCATAGTACTCACATAGAGGGTTTGATTCCAGTTCTTAAAAAACTTGCCTTAAACATAAGGATTAAAACTATAACCCCAGCAATAATATCAAGAGTAAGAGGGAGATCTACTAATTTAGTTATAAGAGTATCTGTAAAGACAATAAACGGTTATAAAGCAATTGCAAGAAGGGGTAAAACAGCTCAAGAAGTTTTTATTTCTACAGACTTAAGTAAAGATGAATTAAAAAAGCTTTTAGATTTTTGTAATTATGGTTAA
- a CDS encoding translation initiation factor IF-2 N-terminal domain-containing protein produces the protein MASNTPIYSIAKELNIDSNRILLACKSIGINAKGATKRLNEEELEKVKNYFETGKNVSEEIVEINQKKTSIKSKTRKIKKETKISYFPNRLISKS, from the coding sequence ATGGCTTCTAACACTCCTATTTATAGTATTGCAAAGGAACTTAATATTGATAGTAATAGAATTTTATTGGCTTGCAAATCAATAGGTATTAATGCGAAAGGAGCAACAAAACGATTAAATGAAGAAGAATTAGAAAAAGTAAAAAATTACTTTGAAACAGGTAAAAATGTTTCTGAAGAAATAGTTGAAATTAACCAAAAGAAAACTTCAATTAAAAGCAAAACAAGAAAAATTAAAAAAGAAACAAAAATAAGTTATTTCCCAAATAGACTTATATCGAAATCTTAA
- the petN gene encoding cytochrome b6-f complex subunit PetN, producing MIFQIGWAALAAIFTFSIAMVVWGRNGDGSIDI from the coding sequence ATGATTTTTCAGATAGGTTGGGCTGCTTTAGCAGCAATTTTTACTTTTTCAATTGCTATGGTTGTTTGGGGCAGAAATGGTGACGGTTCTATTGATATATGA
- a CDS encoding ligase-associated DNA damage response exonuclease: MKEDSSYLIKYTSSGLYCELADTWIDPIKPVKRALITHAHMDHFTFGCDEYISTYETAVIIKERIGKEINIKTYDYEKEFKINGIKISFHPSGHILGSSQIKFSLAEEIWLITGDFKRQKDETCKEYEIVKTDYLISESTFGLPIFKWDEPQKTASDITKWVNSSQEKTSILFCYSLGKAQRLLNEISKTNFINNIYTHSSIYRMNNCYKKLGIDIIETTKLEQTKNNSDLKGSLIILPPALNKSSSLKNFKDIQTGFASGWMSIRALRKRSGYDKGFSISDHADWIAILKTIKESKAKNVFFHHGESEALNKYLKEKNSINVLEFEFKK; the protein is encoded by the coding sequence TTGAAAGAGGATAGTTCTTATTTAATTAAATACACAAGTAGTGGTCTTTATTGTGAACTAGCTGATACTTGGATAGATCCAATTAAACCAGTAAAAAGAGCACTAATTACTCATGCCCATATGGATCATTTCACTTTTGGATGCGATGAATATATTTCAACTTATGAAACTGCAGTGATTATAAAAGAAAGAATAGGAAAAGAAATCAATATTAAAACTTACGATTATGAAAAAGAATTTAAAATTAACGGTATCAAAATTTCTTTCCATCCATCAGGTCATATACTCGGGTCAAGTCAAATCAAATTTAGTCTCGCTGAAGAGATTTGGTTAATCACTGGTGATTTTAAACGTCAAAAAGATGAAACTTGCAAAGAATATGAAATAGTAAAAACTGATTATTTAATAAGTGAATCAACTTTTGGCTTGCCAATTTTTAAGTGGGATGAACCTCAAAAGACGGCATCTGATATTACAAAATGGGTGAACTCATCCCAAGAAAAAACATCTATCTTATTTTGCTATTCGCTTGGAAAAGCACAAAGACTATTGAATGAAATTAGTAAAACAAATTTTATAAATAATATTTATACACACAGCAGTATTTATAGGATGAATAACTGTTATAAAAAATTAGGTATTGATATTATTGAAACAACGAAATTAGAACAAACTAAAAATAATTCAGATCTTAAAGGAAGTCTAATAATACTTCCACCTGCTTTAAATAAAAGTTCTTCTCTAAAAAATTTTAAAGACATTCAAACTGGATTTGCAAGTGGCTGGATGTCAATTAGAGCACTCAGAAAGAGGTCTGGGTATGATAAAGGTTTTTCTATCTCAGACCATGCTGATTGGATAGCTATTTTAAAGACAATAAAAGAATCTAAAGCTAAAAATGTTTTTTTTCACCATGGAGAGAGTGAAGCTTTAAATAAATATTTAAAAGAAAAAAATTCGATAAATGTTCTTGAATTTGAATTTAAAAAATGA